CGCGTTGGCGACGACTCGTTCGGCGTAGTCGACGAACTCGGGATCGAGCGCCTCGCCGAACCCCACGGCTTTGCCCGCGATGTTGTGCATCAGGGGGCCGCCCTGCCCGCCGGGGAAGATGGCCTTGTCCACCGCGTCGGCGTGCTCCTCGGTCGTCATGATCATCCCGCCGCGACCGGCGCGGATGGTCTTGTGCGTGCTCCCCGTGACGAAGTCGGCGTGGTCGACGGGCGAGGAGTGGACGCCCGCGGCGACGAGGCCGGTGATGTGGGCGATGTCGGAGAGGTGGTACGCGTCCACGTCGTCTGCAATCGACCCGAGGCGCTCCCACTCGAACTCGCGGGGGTACGCGGAGGAGCCGCTGACGATCATGTCGGGGTCGAACTCGGCGGCCTGTGCTGCCACCTCGTCGTAGTCGATGTAGCCCGTCTCCGGGTCGACGCCGTACTGTTCGACCTCGTAGAGCTGGCCGGAGAAGTTGACGTGGTGGCCGTGGCTCAGGTGGCCGCCGTGGTTCAGGTCGAGCGACATGATGCGGTCGCCCGGCTCCAGCGTGGCGAAGTAGACGCCCATGTTCGCCTGCGTCCCGCTGTGGGGCTGGACGTTGACGTGCTCGGCGCCGAAGAGTTCCTTCGCGCGGTCGATGGCGAGGTTCTCGACGGTGTCCATGTGCTGACAGCCGCCGTAGTACCGTTCCCCGGGGTAGCCCTCCGCGTACTTGTTCGTCATGACGCTTCCCTGGGCCTCCATCACCGCCTCCGAGACGTGGTTCTCCGAGGCGATCATTTCGAGGTTCTCTTCCTGTCGGCGCTCCTCGCCGGCGATGGCCTCGGCGACCGCCGGGTCGGTCTCTTCGAGGTGCGAATGGCTCGATGTCACGGCTAGGCCCACGGAAAACAGCGGAATAAGTAGCGTGGTTCGTCACAAACTTTCCCGTGGAATCGGGGTGCTCCACCGCCGGATAGCCGGTTACCGGAACACAGTCCCCGAGCCGTTACAGACGCCACAGGCCACGGAGCCACCGTCGCAGAAACAGCCGACCCACTCGTCGCGATAGATCGGGGTCGAGTCGTAGTCGTACTCGATGCGGGACTGGTATCGGCCACCCATGCCACCACAGGAGCCACAGGCCGTCTGCCCCGACCCGGCGCAGGCCGGACACTGACGCTCGCCCGTGGAGACGGCGACGATCGCCGAGCGCGCAGGTGGTTCCGCGGGCGTGGCGGATATCGAGCGCGCAGGCGGTTCCGCGGGCGTGGGGGGCGTCCAGTGGGTCGCGTAGAAGTCGGTCGCCAACGCCCGCGCGTCGGGCTCCAACCGATCCAGGTTGGGCTCCAGCGCCCGGGCGAGCAACGTCGCCGCGTCCCGATTCAGTTCTCGGCGGGTCGGGTCCCACACGTGCGCGAGCAACTCCTCAACGAACGCGTAATCGAAGGGGTCGTCCCAGAAGTCCCGGTACTCGAATAGGGTCGTGAAGGGGT
This window of the Haloplanus rubicundus genome carries:
- a CDS encoding serine hydroxymethyltransferase, whose amino-acid sequence is MTSSHSHLEETDPAVAEAIAGEERRQEENLEMIASENHVSEAVMEAQGSVMTNKYAEGYPGERYYGGCQHMDTVENLAIDRAKELFGAEHVNVQPHSGTQANMGVYFATLEPGDRIMSLDLNHGGHLSHGHHVNFSGQLYEVEQYGVDPETGYIDYDEVAAQAAEFDPDMIVSGSSAYPREFEWERLGSIADDVDAYHLSDIAHITGLVAAGVHSSPVDHADFVTGSTHKTIRAGRGGMIMTTEEHADAVDKAIFPGGQGGPLMHNIAGKAVGFGEALDPEFVDYAERVVANAKTLADVFTDAGIQPVSGGTDKHLLLLDLRESHPDLTGEDAEDALDDVGITVNKNTVPGETRSPFVTSGIRIGTPALTTRGMGTDAMATVGELIVERLNNPDDADVAGEVRNEVDRLCAEFPVYE
- a CDS encoding zinc finger-like domain-containing protein; the encoded protein is MNTFAHQIDAQWEREEPLGVDFVRGLLGQVWDADREAIDSAASRGLVEALDDNLWLLDPDGLPPAISFICAYWADNPTYRGNPFTTLFEYRDFWDDPFDYAFVEELLAHVWDPTRRELNRDAATLLARALEPNLDRLEPDARALATDFYATHWTPPTPAEPPARSISATPAEPPARSAIVAVSTGERQCPACAGSGQTACGSCGGMGGRYQSRIEYDYDSTPIYRDEWVGCFCDGGSVACGVCNGSGTVFR